A DNA window from Pseudarthrobacter sp. W1I19 contains the following coding sequences:
- a CDS encoding penicillin-binding transpeptidase domain-containing protein, whose translation MNQAIRHSWVAAVAMFALLFGAISFVQVVGADDLKANPLNQRAILQNYCNDRGAIIVGGSPVAESVESGSETCKFQRTYSQPELYAGITGYFSQNYGATGLEQALGQQLAGNSDQLFLDRVGQMFLGNQPKGASVELTIDPEIQKLAYDLIPDGQRGSIVVTNPKSGAILAMASKPSYNPNLVATQDTEQESANINELVKIPGINLNANVSGPTGEQLAPGSVFKLVDTAAALASGKYNKDSELPNPAEMPFDGIQYKLPNYAGGNCYTRNTADFAFALQQSCNTPFASIALDLGRNAIAEQAKKFGFGEDMGDQLKLGYAKGNGFPDDLDAPGLAQSAIGQRDVRATPLQIAMMTAAIANDGVQMRPTLIKALRSPDLRVIDEPQPQQLRTSTTPAIANQITEWMTSAVSQGIANRAAVPGVQVAGKTGTAELGNGVNNSWFTGFAPANNPQVGVTIVMEGVDITTGAQLTSPNAKKIFEAVLNK comes from the coding sequence GTGAACCAGGCAATACGGCATTCGTGGGTAGCGGCAGTTGCCATGTTTGCACTGCTCTTCGGCGCCATCAGCTTCGTCCAGGTGGTAGGTGCCGACGATCTCAAAGCCAACCCGCTTAACCAGCGCGCCATCCTGCAGAACTACTGCAATGACCGCGGCGCCATCATTGTGGGCGGAAGTCCCGTGGCGGAATCGGTGGAAAGCGGTTCGGAGACCTGCAAGTTCCAGCGCACCTACTCACAGCCCGAACTCTATGCAGGCATCACCGGGTACTTCTCACAGAACTACGGCGCCACGGGCCTGGAACAGGCCCTCGGCCAGCAGCTTGCAGGCAATTCGGACCAGCTGTTCCTGGACCGGGTGGGGCAGATGTTCCTGGGAAACCAGCCCAAGGGCGCCTCGGTGGAACTCACCATCGACCCCGAGATCCAGAAGCTCGCATATGACCTGATCCCGGACGGCCAGCGCGGCTCGATCGTGGTGACCAACCCCAAGTCCGGGGCCATCCTGGCCATGGCGTCCAAGCCGTCCTACAACCCGAACCTCGTTGCCACCCAGGACACCGAGCAAGAGTCGGCCAACATCAACGAACTGGTTAAGATCCCCGGCATCAACCTGAACGCCAACGTCAGCGGTCCCACGGGCGAGCAGCTCGCCCCGGGTTCGGTCTTCAAGCTGGTGGACACAGCCGCGGCCCTTGCCTCGGGCAAGTACAACAAGGACAGCGAGCTTCCCAATCCTGCAGAGATGCCCTTCGACGGCATCCAGTACAAGCTGCCCAACTACGCCGGCGGCAACTGCTACACCCGGAACACAGCGGACTTCGCGTTCGCCCTGCAACAGTCCTGCAACACCCCGTTCGCGAGCATCGCCCTTGACCTGGGGCGCAACGCCATTGCCGAACAGGCCAAAAAGTTCGGCTTCGGCGAAGACATGGGCGACCAACTGAAGCTGGGTTACGCCAAGGGCAACGGTTTCCCCGACGACCTGGACGCTCCGGGGCTGGCGCAGTCCGCCATCGGACAGCGCGACGTCCGCGCCACACCGCTGCAAATCGCCATGATGACTGCCGCCATCGCCAACGACGGTGTCCAGATGCGTCCCACCCTCATCAAGGCCTTGCGCTCCCCGGACCTGCGTGTCATCGACGAACCGCAGCCGCAGCAACTCCGGACCTCCACCACTCCGGCGATCGCCAACCAGATCACCGAATGGATGACCAGCGCGGTCAGCCAGGGCATCGCCAACAGGGCAGCAGTCCCCGGAGTCCAAGTGGCCGGCAAGACCGGAACCGCAGAGTTGGGCAACGGCGTCAACAACTCCTGGTTCACCGGGTTCGCCCCCGCAAACAACCCGCAGGTGGGAGTCACGATCGTCATGGAGGGCGTAGACATCACCACCGGCGCACAGCTAACCAGTCCGAACGCGAAGAAGATTTTTGAGGCGGTGTTGAATAAGTGA